One region of Mesobacillus boroniphilus genomic DNA includes:
- the sigK gene encoding RNA polymerase sporulation sigma factor SigK — MSGILTALGYLVKEVILLVSYVKNNAFPQPLSAADERKYLRLMANGDPHARNMLIEHNLRLVAHIVKKFENTGEDSEDLISIGTIGLIKAIESYSEGKGTKLATYAARCIENEILMHLRALKKTKKDVSLHDPIGQDKEGNEISLIDVLKSESEDVIDTIQLNMELEKVKEYIDVLDEREKEVIVGRFGLDLKKEKTQREIAKELGISRSYVSRIEKRALMKMFHEFYRAEKEKKKNKGQ, encoded by the coding sequence ATGTCGGGCATACTAACAGCACTCGGGTACTTAGTTAAAGAAGTGATCCTTCTTGTTTCGTATGTTAAAAACAATGCATTTCCTCAACCGTTATCTGCAGCTGATGAGCGAAAGTACTTAAGGTTGATGGCAAATGGTGACCCACACGCGAGAAATATGCTGATTGAGCACAATCTGAGACTAGTCGCGCATATCGTGAAAAAATTCGAAAACACCGGCGAGGATTCGGAGGATTTGATTTCTATTGGAACAATTGGCCTGATTAAGGCAATCGAAAGCTATTCGGAAGGCAAAGGCACCAAACTGGCAACATATGCTGCCAGATGTATTGAAAATGAGATCCTCATGCACTTGAGAGCATTGAAGAAAACCAAGAAGGATGTATCTTTACACGATCCTATCGGCCAGGACAAAGAAGGAAATGAAATTTCGCTGATCGATGTCCTAAAGTCTGAATCAGAAGATGTCATTGATACCATTCAGCTCAATATGGAGCTTGAAAAAGTAAAAGAATATATCGATGTCCTCGATGAGCGTGAAAAAGAGGTCATTGTTGGCCGCTTTGGCCTTGACTTAAAGAAGGAAAAAACACAACGGGAAATCGCCAAAGAACTCGGCATCTCAAGAAGTTATGTATCAAGGATTGAGAAAAGGGCATTGATGAAAATGTTCCATGAGTTTTATCGTGCGGAGAAGGAAAAGAAGAAGAATAAAGGTCAGTAA
- a CDS encoding YrzI family small protein — MTLNILFFTITINKRQMSLEEIRHNEMVEKMVEDNKTRQSMLRLF; from the coding sequence ATGACCTTAAATATCTTGTTTTTTACAATTACAATCAACAAACGCCAAATGTCTTTAGAAGAAATTCGCCATAACGAAATGGTAGAAAAAATGGTTGAAGACAATAAAACCCGTCAATCAATGCTGCGCCTGTTTTAA
- a CDS encoding YrhC family protein, with product MDAKQLYEKMVDFKQYATVLLAVGVFFYLGTIIPSETKIMTDLYIATGASIGFLAGSISFFSIAKKYRNQLIETEEGQEMLMKK from the coding sequence ATGGACGCGAAACAACTCTACGAAAAAATGGTTGATTTTAAGCAATATGCAACCGTACTTCTTGCTGTAGGAGTATTTTTTTACCTTGGAACGATCATTCCATCTGAAACGAAAATTATGACAGATTTATATATTGCAACTGGTGCTTCCATTGGTTTCCTTGCTGGATCCATATCATTCTTTTCAATCGCTAAAAAATATCGCAACCAGCTGATAGAAACCGAAGAAGGCCAGGAAATGCTGATGAAGAAATAA
- a CDS encoding 5'-methylthioadenosine/adenosylhomocysteine nucleosidase — MSRIGIIGAMDEEIQHILDSMKDYDEKKKAGITFYVGTFNEYDVVLCKSGVGKVNASVCTQILIDEFAASNIVFTGVAGAVNPDLKIGDIVVSTDCVQHDMDVRALGFNLGEIPYTEVSVFKADERLVDLAITASKEIVEDKKIVSGRILSGDQFIADREKVKFLYEELNGYCTEMEGAAVGQVCIMNNIPFVIIRSMSDQADGSADVNFLEFTKLASKNSFEIVNEMVKNWKV; from the coding sequence ATGAGCAGGATTGGTATTATAGGCGCAATGGATGAAGAAATTCAGCATATTCTCGATTCAATGAAGGACTATGATGAAAAAAAGAAGGCAGGCATCACCTTTTACGTCGGCACTTTTAACGAGTATGACGTAGTACTCTGTAAGTCCGGAGTCGGGAAAGTTAACGCAAGCGTGTGTACACAAATTTTGATTGATGAATTCGCTGCATCCAATATTGTATTTACCGGTGTTGCTGGTGCTGTTAATCCCGATTTGAAAATAGGAGATATCGTCGTTTCAACTGATTGTGTACAGCATGATATGGACGTCCGCGCATTGGGCTTCAATCTAGGGGAAATCCCTTATACAGAAGTATCTGTATTTAAAGCCGATGAGCGATTGGTGGATTTGGCGATTACGGCGAGCAAAGAAATTGTAGAGGATAAGAAAATCGTCAGCGGACGTATCTTATCTGGTGACCAATTTATCGCTGACCGCGAGAAAGTAAAATTCCTTTATGAGGAGCTTAATGGATATTGTACAGAAATGGAAGGTGCGGCCGTTGGACAGGTATGTATCATGAACAACATCCCATTCGTGATCATCAGGTCAATGTCTGACCAGGCAGATGGCTCAGCAGACGTAAACTTCCTGGAATTCACAAAACTCGCTTCCAAGAATTCCTTTGAAATCGTTAATGAGATGGTCAAGAACTGGAAGGTATAA
- a CDS encoding amidohydrolase family protein, with protein sequence MARKLLYNGTIVTSNTKNEVIENGAIGIEDEKIIYVGAAPEDFSSYDEKVDLKGNILLPGLINTHGHTPMSLLRGYADDLHLQTWLEDKIWPLEAKYTAEHAKWGAKLSILEMIRTGTTTFVDMYDNMDEIAKAVEEAGIRGVLCRGIIGFGSDELRQSKLKEAADFAKSWYNGAGGRITTMLSPHSPYTCSPEYISQIIDKSVELNVPLHTHMSETKFEVEKNIEDYGDTPVVHLDNLGFFDRPSLVAHAVHVNDEDIEILAEKDVKVSHNVISNLKLGSGIAPVGKMLEKGVTVSLGTDSVASNNNLDLFEELKAAATIHKGVARDATVVTAQQALRMATIQGAESLWLEERIGSLEVGKDADFIVVNSNHSFFYPKHNPVSHLVYSGSGRDVKDVYVQGKQILDNGQFKTIDEEKILYEANRMSKLLS encoded by the coding sequence ATGGCAAGAAAGTTATTATATAACGGCACCATCGTTACGAGTAATACCAAAAATGAAGTGATCGAGAATGGAGCCATTGGCATTGAAGATGAAAAAATCATTTATGTCGGGGCTGCACCTGAAGATTTTTCCTCTTATGATGAAAAAGTAGATTTAAAAGGCAATATTCTCCTTCCAGGCCTGATCAATACGCATGGACACACACCGATGTCCTTGCTGAGAGGATATGCGGATGATTTGCATTTGCAGACATGGCTGGAAGATAAAATTTGGCCGCTTGAAGCTAAATACACAGCTGAACATGCAAAATGGGGCGCCAAGCTTTCCATCCTTGAAATGATCCGTACAGGTACAACGACTTTTGTTGATATGTATGACAATATGGATGAGATTGCAAAGGCGGTAGAGGAAGCAGGAATACGTGGAGTACTGTGCCGCGGTATCATTGGCTTTGGTTCGGATGAGCTTCGACAGAGCAAGCTTAAGGAAGCGGCGGACTTTGCGAAAAGCTGGTACAATGGCGCAGGTGGCCGGATTACGACTATGCTGTCACCGCATTCTCCTTATACTTGCTCACCAGAGTATATTTCACAAATCATTGATAAATCAGTCGAACTGAATGTTCCGTTGCATACGCATATGTCTGAAACGAAATTTGAAGTAGAGAAGAATATTGAGGACTATGGAGATACTCCAGTAGTACACCTGGACAACCTTGGTTTCTTTGACCGTCCATCACTTGTAGCACATGCTGTCCATGTGAATGACGAGGATATTGAAATCCTTGCAGAAAAAGATGTGAAGGTGTCCCATAATGTGATCAGTAACCTCAAATTGGGCAGCGGGATTGCACCGGTTGGCAAAATGCTCGAAAAGGGAGTTACAGTCAGCCTTGGTACAGACAGCGTCGCCTCCAATAATAATCTGGATTTATTTGAAGAGCTGAAAGCTGCCGCTACCATCCATAAAGGAGTAGCTAGGGATGCAACTGTCGTCACCGCACAGCAAGCCTTAAGGATGGCAACCATCCAGGGAGCAGAATCTCTTTGGCTTGAAGAACGGATTGGATCGCTGGAAGTTGGCAAAGATGCAGATTTTATTGTCGTGAACTCTAATCACTCATTCTTTTATCCTAAGCATAATCCAGTATCCCACCTTGTTTATTCCGGATCTGGACGAGATGTAAAGGATGTCTATGTCCAGGGTAAACAAATTCTTGACAATGGACAGTTCAAAACGATTGATGAAGAAAAAATACTATATGAAGCAAACAGAATGTCGAAGCTTCTTTCGTAA
- a CDS encoding YrzA family protein, producing MNFQFDLIEDKVEFFEAVDLKTLEQKINKQIEINKAIMLTVHHVSHQMHLDDKGRLFYSAVVHFKAKK from the coding sequence ATGAATTTCCAATTTGATTTAATTGAAGATAAGGTTGAATTTTTTGAAGCAGTCGATTTGAAAACCCTGGAACAAAAAATCAATAAACAGATTGAAATTAATAAGGCAATCATGCTGACTGTCCATCACGTGTCGCATCAGATGCATTTAGATGATAAAGGAAGGCTGTTCTATTCAGCAGTTGTCCACTTCAAGGCAAAAAAATAA
- a CDS encoding YrrS family protein: MKHDYDNLNEGTRSRIRSKRRKTNLILNSLIVVVILLIGIVSFNIFFSNDEGAADQNDVAAEKDATAPSGNKNDSKDTDKKNDLKDSDKKDDSATEDIESEEADEESAEDEELAEPIVTEGGSDANVKQTIENPEWKPVGTTQAGEHNTVFDQNAVDWQEMILAYSYATGIDKNNMTVWWNENGGAPNTAVGTISEKGSDQTFRVWIEWVEGQGWKPVKMEELIENDKR; encoded by the coding sequence TTGAAGCACGACTATGACAACCTAAATGAGGGGACACGTTCACGAATAAGATCCAAGCGCAGAAAAACGAACCTTATTTTAAATAGCTTGATAGTTGTCGTTATTTTGTTGATTGGAATTGTCTCTTTTAACATTTTTTTCAGCAATGATGAAGGGGCTGCTGACCAGAACGATGTTGCGGCAGAAAAAGATGCCACAGCCCCTTCAGGAAACAAAAATGACAGCAAAGATACTGACAAAAAGAATGATCTTAAAGATTCTGATAAAAAAGACGATAGTGCAACAGAAGATATCGAGTCTGAAGAAGCAGATGAGGAATCTGCTGAGGATGAAGAATTAGCGGAACCAATCGTGACAGAAGGCGGCAGTGATGCCAATGTCAAACAGACGATTGAGAATCCTGAATGGAAGCCGGTTGGCACAACACAAGCAGGAGAACATAATACCGTTTTCGACCAAAATGCCGTTGATTGGCAGGAAATGATTCTTGCATATTCTTATGCTACGGGAATTGATAAGAATAACATGACTGTATGGTGGAATGAAAATGGCGGTGCGCCTAATACTGCAGTAGGAACCATCTCTGAAAAGGGAAGTGACCAGACATTCAGGGTATGGATTGAATGGGTGGAAGGCCAGGGCTGGAAGCCAGTTAAAATGGAAGAATTGATTGAAAATGATAAGAGATAA
- a CDS encoding peptidoglycan D,D-transpeptidase FtsI family protein has translation MRKKRMVAWISICIAVFGLLMFRLAQLQLLDTESFSKHEINLIEASVKQRSQEMVVDNGRGNFLDRSGAPLSYETSSVLVLFPFLKKMDWEADKVARTLGVSDYALKNAVEKSKEPFAFGDPDPLILTKSQMEIINEMEIPGVFAVERKYPLGKVPAAQLLGIIGENESLLKSRYGEKDLLPRTLIGLSGLEKSFDEFLVAEGKSKLVYHVDGEGAPLFGINVKYIDPANPFYPINLQTSIDKDLQKLLEYKVDQHNINKGGLVLLDIETSSILAMVSRPDINRVNPFNDEGTENMMVRQHIPGSVFKTVVAAAAIDHGLDDPARKFNCSQTISGEPDLKYDHGMLNFNDSFAVSCNRTFGEVARELQERDPNMLEKYAEMLSITGGVGWNGDIFHIEDFKQLQDEEEGRVFLSDEARKDKNFAALSGIGQHEVRVSPLAIANMMATIARGGEKDMVRAVLSIQYQNGAKMTEFPKQKLEGEKISPFTAMKLQKLLREVVVNEEGTGRWFRDLPYEVAGKSGTAETGIYKGDKQLHNKWFAGYFPYEKPKYALVTVNLGVLENEGGVNPLFADIVKEVYAFNHADGPENN, from the coding sequence ATGCGTAAAAAAAGAATGGTGGCTTGGATCTCGATATGCATAGCTGTCTTTGGTCTGCTGATGTTTCGGCTGGCCCAGTTGCAGCTACTTGATACAGAATCCTTTTCCAAGCATGAAATAAATCTAATAGAAGCAAGTGTCAAGCAAAGGTCCCAGGAAATGGTCGTTGACAATGGCAGAGGGAATTTCCTTGATAGGTCAGGAGCCCCTTTATCCTACGAAACTTCGTCTGTTCTTGTCCTGTTTCCATTTTTAAAGAAAATGGACTGGGAAGCTGACAAGGTCGCAAGGACTCTAGGTGTATCTGATTACGCTTTGAAAAATGCAGTGGAAAAGTCCAAGGAACCATTTGCCTTTGGCGACCCAGATCCGTTGATCCTGACAAAGAGTCAAATGGAGATCATTAACGAGATGGAAATCCCGGGAGTATTTGCTGTTGAACGGAAGTATCCATTGGGAAAAGTGCCAGCTGCCCAACTTCTGGGTATCATTGGGGAGAATGAATCACTCCTGAAATCAAGGTATGGGGAGAAAGATTTGCTGCCTAGGACCTTAATCGGTCTGTCAGGATTGGAAAAAAGCTTTGACGAGTTCCTTGTTGCTGAAGGGAAATCAAAACTGGTTTACCATGTTGACGGAGAAGGTGCACCATTATTCGGGATTAATGTTAAATACATAGATCCCGCCAATCCATTTTACCCAATCAACCTTCAGACATCGATAGATAAAGATCTGCAAAAGCTCCTAGAGTATAAAGTTGACCAGCACAACATCAACAAAGGCGGCTTGGTGCTGCTGGATATCGAAACAAGCAGTATACTGGCAATGGTGTCAAGGCCAGACATTAACCGTGTAAACCCTTTTAATGACGAGGGGACAGAAAATATGATGGTTAGGCAGCATATACCTGGCTCCGTTTTTAAAACGGTTGTAGCCGCGGCAGCAATTGATCATGGGCTCGATGATCCAGCCAGGAAGTTCAATTGCAGCCAGACGATTAGTGGAGAACCAGATTTGAAGTATGACCATGGAATGCTAAATTTCAATGATAGCTTTGCAGTGAGCTGCAACAGGACTTTTGGGGAGGTAGCACGTGAGCTTCAGGAGAGGGATCCCAATATGCTCGAAAAATATGCAGAGATGCTGTCAATCACTGGCGGTGTAGGGTGGAATGGTGACATTTTCCATATTGAAGATTTCAAACAGCTTCAGGACGAGGAAGAAGGAAGGGTTTTTCTATCGGATGAAGCGAGGAAGGATAAGAATTTTGCAGCATTATCAGGGATTGGTCAACATGAAGTGAGGGTGTCTCCGCTTGCTATTGCTAATATGATGGCTACGATAGCTAGAGGAGGCGAAAAAGACATGGTCAGGGCCGTACTGTCCATCCAATACCAAAATGGTGCAAAAATGACTGAATTCCCAAAACAGAAGCTTGAAGGGGAGAAAATATCACCGTTTACAGCTATGAAGCTCCAAAAGCTTTTGCGAGAAGTCGTAGTGAATGAAGAAGGTACGGGCAGATGGTTCAGGGACTTGCCATATGAGGTGGCAGGAAAATCAGGGACAGCAGAAACCGGGATATACAAAGGTGACAAGCAATTACACAATAAATGGTTCGCAGGATATTTTCCCTATGAAAAACCAAAATATGCGCTAGTAACTGTCAACTTAGGGGTGCTGGAGAATGAGGGTGGGGTGAATCCTCTTTTTGCGGATATAGTAAAAGAGGTGTATGCTTTTAACCATGCTGATGGTCCTGAAAACAACTGA
- the greA gene encoding transcription elongation factor GreA: MATEKVFPMTQAGKEKLEQELEQLKTVKRKEVVERIKIARSFGDLSENSEYDSAKEEQAFVEGRITTLENMIRNAKIIQEDEVSTDAVSLGRTVTFVELPDGDEESYTIVGSAEADPFEGKISNDSPIAKSLMGKKVDDEVTVQTPGGEMNVRITSIK; encoded by the coding sequence TTGGCTACAGAAAAAGTTTTTCCTATGACACAGGCTGGAAAAGAAAAGCTAGAACAAGAATTGGAACAATTGAAAACGGTAAAACGTAAAGAAGTGGTTGAGAGAATAAAGATCGCGCGAAGCTTTGGCGACCTTTCAGAGAACTCTGAGTATGATTCAGCGAAAGAAGAGCAAGCCTTTGTTGAAGGCCGTATCACGACTCTTGAAAATATGATTCGCAATGCAAAAATCATCCAGGAAGATGAAGTGAGCACAGATGCAGTCAGCCTTGGCCGCACAGTGACTTTTGTCGAGCTTCCAGATGGCGATGAAGAATCCTATACAATCGTGGGAAGTGCTGAAGCTGACCCGTTTGAGGGCAAAATTTCAAACGACTCTCCGATTGCAAAAAGCTTGATGGGCAAGAAGGTTGACGACGAAGTGACTGTCCAGACTCCTGGCGGTGAAATGAACGTTCGCATTACATCAATAAAGTAA
- the udk gene encoding uridine kinase encodes MDRKPVVIGVAGGSGSGKTSVTKAIYDSFKGHSILMIEQDYYYKDQSHLPMEERLKTNYDHPLAFDNDLLIEHIQKLLRHEAIDKPVYDYAVHTRSSEVVHVEPKDVIILEGILILEDERLRNLMDIKLYVDTDADLRIIRRLLRDIKERGRSMDSVIEQYVNVVRPMHNQFIEPTKRYADVIIPEGGHNHVAIDLMVTKIQTILEQKSFL; translated from the coding sequence ATGGACCGCAAGCCTGTTGTAATTGGTGTAGCCGGCGGCTCCGGCTCAGGAAAGACAAGTGTAACAAAAGCAATTTATGATAGCTTTAAAGGCCACTCAATCCTGATGATTGAACAAGACTACTATTATAAAGACCAAAGCCATCTGCCAATGGAAGAGCGTCTAAAGACAAATTATGACCATCCACTGGCATTTGATAATGACCTGTTGATAGAACATATCCAAAAGCTGCTTCGCCACGAGGCGATTGATAAGCCAGTTTATGATTATGCTGTCCATACGAGGTCCAGCGAGGTCGTCCATGTTGAACCAAAAGATGTTATCATTCTTGAAGGAATTCTGATCCTTGAGGATGAGAGACTTCGCAACTTGATGGATATCAAGCTCTATGTTGATACAGATGCAGATTTACGAATCATCCGCAGGCTGCTGCGTGACATCAAGGAGCGCGGACGTTCAATGGACTCTGTCATCGAACAGTACGTGAATGTTGTCAGGCCGATGCATAACCAGTTCATCGAGCCGACCAAGCGATATGCAGATGTTATTATTCCTGAGGGCGGCCACAACCATGTGGCAATTGATCTGATGGTAACAAAAATTCAAACAATTCTTGAACAAAAATCATTTTTGTGA
- a CDS encoding peptidase U32 family protein: protein MTAVSDKISQIVDGKRVIVKKPELLAPAGNLEKLKIAVHYGADAVFIGGQEYGLRSNADNFTFEEMKEGVEFAKKYGAKIYVTTNIFAHNENIDGLEDYLLGLKGAGVHGIIVADPLIIETCRRVAPEIEVHLSTQQSLSNWKAVQFWKEEGLERVVLARETSGEEIKEMKEKVDIEIETFIHGAMCIAYSGRCTLSNHMTARDSNRGGCCQSCRWDYDLYTLEGKEENALFAEGDSPFAMSPKDLKLIESIPRMIELGIDSLKIEGRMKSIHYVATVVSVYRKVIDAYCADPENFVIKQEWLEELDKCANRETATAFFEGVPGYKEQMFGNHSKKTTFDFAGLVLDYDAETQMVTLQQRNYFKPGDEVEFFGPEIENFTQVIEKIWDEDGNELDVARHPLQIVKFKMDKPVYPNNMMRKEK, encoded by the coding sequence ATGACAGCAGTATCAGATAAAATCTCACAAATTGTTGACGGAAAACGTGTCATTGTTAAAAAACCAGAACTGCTTGCGCCAGCCGGAAATCTTGAAAAACTTAAGATTGCGGTCCATTATGGTGCAGATGCCGTCTTTATTGGCGGTCAGGAGTATGGTTTGCGCTCAAACGCAGATAATTTCACTTTTGAGGAAATGAAAGAAGGCGTTGAGTTCGCCAAGAAATACGGCGCAAAAATATATGTTACAACAAACATTTTTGCCCATAACGAAAACATCGATGGTCTAGAAGACTATCTGTTAGGATTGAAGGGTGCTGGCGTTCACGGCATCATCGTAGCTGATCCTTTGATCATCGAAACTTGCCGCAGGGTTGCTCCGGAGATTGAAGTTCACTTGAGCACACAGCAATCCCTTTCAAACTGGAAGGCTGTCCAGTTCTGGAAAGAAGAAGGTCTAGAGCGTGTTGTTCTTGCGCGTGAAACAAGCGGGGAAGAAATCAAGGAGATGAAGGAAAAGGTTGATATCGAAATCGAAACCTTCATCCATGGAGCAATGTGTATCGCCTATTCCGGCCGCTGTACGTTGAGCAATCACATGACAGCCCGTGATTCAAACCGCGGTGGCTGCTGCCAATCATGCCGTTGGGATTACGACTTGTATACACTTGAGGGAAAGGAAGAAAACGCCTTATTTGCTGAAGGTGACTCTCCTTTTGCGATGAGCCCTAAGGACCTTAAGTTAATCGAATCCATCCCTCGTATGATCGAGCTTGGAATTGACAGCTTGAAGATCGAAGGACGAATGAAGTCGATCCACTACGTTGCTACAGTAGTTAGTGTGTATCGCAAAGTCATTGATGCTTATTGCGCAGACCCTGAAAACTTTGTCATCAAGCAGGAATGGCTTGAAGAATTGGATAAATGTGCGAACCGTGAGACAGCAACTGCCTTCTTTGAGGGAGTTCCTGGGTATAAAGAGCAAATGTTTGGAAACCATAGCAAAAAGACAACTTTTGATTTTGCCGGTCTGGTGCTTGATTATGATGCTGAGACACAAATGGTGACACTGCAGCAAAGAAACTACTTCAAGCCTGGCGATGAGGTTGAATTCTTTGGACCAGAGATTGAGAACTTCACTCAGGTCATTGAGAAGATTTGGGATGAAGATGGCAATGAACTGGATGTAGCGCGCCATCCTCTTCAAATCGTGAAGTTCAAGATGGACAAGCCTGTTTACCCAAATAACATGATGCGGAAGGAGAAATAA
- a CDS encoding peptidase U32 family protein, translating into MNKPELLVTPKSVEDIIPLAEAGADAFLIGEQKFGLRLAGEFNREDVKQAIEMAHSKGKKVYVAMNALFHNEKVELLGDYLTYLQDVKADGVTFGDPAVLMAAKEFAPEMKLHWSTEITGTNWYTCNYWGRKGAKRAVLAREINMDAIVEIKENAEVEIEVQVHGMMNMFQSKRPLLGHYFEYQGKALEVENRKQERNMFLHDKERENKYPIFEDENGTHIMSPNDICIIDELTELVEAGIDSFKIDGILKSPEYILEVTKLYRKAIDLAVEDPDQYDEEKDGLLEAAEQLQPANRPLDTGFYFKETVY; encoded by the coding sequence ATGAATAAACCTGAATTATTGGTAACTCCAAAGAGTGTTGAGGATATTATTCCACTAGCGGAGGCGGGAGCAGACGCTTTCTTGATTGGTGAACAAAAATTCGGACTGAGACTCGCTGGCGAGTTTAACCGAGAAGACGTAAAGCAGGCAATTGAAATGGCTCATTCAAAAGGCAAGAAAGTGTATGTCGCTATGAATGCATTGTTCCACAATGAGAAAGTGGAGCTGCTTGGCGATTACCTTACTTACCTGCAGGATGTTAAAGCAGATGGAGTCACTTTTGGCGATCCTGCTGTTTTGATGGCCGCAAAGGAATTTGCTCCGGAAATGAAGCTTCATTGGAGCACGGAAATAACAGGAACGAACTGGTATACATGCAACTATTGGGGCAGGAAAGGTGCAAAGCGCGCTGTTCTTGCAAGGGAAATCAACATGGACGCGATTGTTGAAATCAAGGAAAATGCCGAGGTTGAAATTGAGGTTCAGGTTCACGGAATGATGAACATGTTCCAGTCTAAACGCCCACTGCTCGGACATTATTTTGAATACCAAGGCAAAGCTCTTGAAGTTGAAAACCGCAAACAAGAACGCAATATGTTCCTTCATGATAAAGAACGGGAGAATAAATACCCTATTTTCGAGGATGAAAATGGCACTCACATCATGAGTCCTAACGATATTTGCATTATCGATGAACTAACGGAGCTTGTGGAAGCAGGTATCGATTCTTTTAAAATTGACGGCATTCTAAAAAGCCCTGAATATATTTTGGAAGTTACAAAACTTTATCGCAAAGCCATTGATTTGGCTGTAGAAGATCCTGACCAATATGACGAAGAAAAAGACGGATTACTGGAAGCGGCAGAACAATTGCAGCCGGCTAACCGACCGCTTGATACAGGATTCTACTTTAAAGAGACGGTTTACTAA
- a CDS encoding O-methyltransferase — MLSQELQSYIDSLIQPRDGLIAEMEEYARQNGVPIMEPAGIETMLQLLRIQQPEAILEVGTAIGYSALRMAYALPQAKIITLERDEERFKLAVDYIKRAGMQQRIIQISGDALELEEEVAGHAPFDAIFIDAAKGQYKRFFDIYSRHLKPGGMIITDNVLFKGLVYNQEAESKRVRSLVKKIDEFNRWLTANEEYDTVILPIGDGVAVSKKR, encoded by the coding sequence TTGCTAAGTCAAGAGCTGCAAAGTTATATAGATTCTCTTATACAGCCGAGGGATGGCCTCATTGCAGAGATGGAGGAATATGCCCGTCAAAATGGTGTTCCAATCATGGAGCCGGCAGGTATTGAAACAATGCTCCAGCTTTTGCGAATACAGCAGCCTGAAGCTATCCTTGAGGTAGGGACAGCGATAGGCTATTCCGCACTAAGGATGGCATACGCCCTGCCGCAAGCAAAGATCATCACATTGGAACGTGATGAGGAACGGTTTAAGCTTGCTGTTGATTATATAAAGAGGGCTGGCATGCAGCAGCGGATCATCCAAATCAGTGGAGATGCCCTTGAGCTGGAGGAGGAAGTTGCCGGCCATGCTCCGTTTGATGCGATTTTTATTGATGCGGCCAAGGGGCAGTATAAACGTTTTTTTGATATATACTCAAGGCATTTAAAGCCTGGGGGCATGATCATTACGGATAACGTCCTTTTCAAAGGACTTGTATATAATCAGGAAGCAGAAAGCAAGAGGGTTCGCAGCCTGGTTAAAAAAATAGACGAATTCAACCGCTGGCTAACAGCCAACGAGGAGTATGATACAGTCATCCTTCCGATTGGCGATGGTGTAGCGGTTAGTAAGAAGAGGTGA